In bacterium, one DNA window encodes the following:
- a CDS encoding radical SAM protein, giving the protein MRKLQIGIIDLVAKNPNPGLWARVMNANFASIMPQAIGCWCEQMGHDVTLVCYTGFENLLDELPDKLDVIFIGAFTQSAQLSYALSRLFQSRGAVTVLGGPHARCYPEDALKYFDYVTGFTDKQVIAELLRDPAPQRPEGRLIGAPRQPVALPGVRERWKFIDATLKKAPFIKIVPMISSVGCPYTCSFCIDAAVPFQQLGFDVMKEDLRFLLTKFKRPRVGWHDPNFGVRFDECMDAIEEVVPEGRIDFIAESSLSLLSESHVKRLKRNGFRAVLPGIESWYELGGKSKTGANKGMEKVERVADQVNMIMRHIPYVQTNFVFGLDSDEGADPFELTKRFLDRAPGAFPAFSLLTAFGKAAHLNLEYQRAGRVLPFPFHFLNNNHAMNVRVKNYGWSAFYDHIIDLTAYACSRPMMARRLWANGASIPGAMNLVRALSTELSGRVKYYSKVRAQLDFDHGFRAYFEQESTDLPGFYWRHMQRDLGHFWDWLPREAVHHDPYAYLNGEHHRTPAHTAAIADKEAALAASGLPQAK; this is encoded by the coding sequence GTGCGTAAGCTGCAAATCGGCATCATCGACCTGGTCGCGAAAAATCCCAACCCCGGCCTCTGGGCCCGGGTGATGAACGCCAACTTCGCCAGCATCATGCCGCAGGCCATCGGCTGCTGGTGCGAGCAGATGGGCCATGATGTCACACTGGTTTGCTACACCGGATTTGAGAACCTTCTCGACGAACTCCCCGACAAACTCGACGTCATCTTCATCGGCGCCTTCACCCAATCGGCGCAATTGTCGTATGCGCTCTCGCGCCTCTTCCAGTCGCGCGGCGCCGTCACGGTGCTCGGCGGGCCGCATGCCCGGTGCTACCCTGAAGATGCGCTCAAGTATTTCGACTATGTCACCGGCTTCACCGACAAGCAGGTGATCGCCGAACTGCTGCGCGATCCCGCGCCGCAGCGTCCCGAAGGACGCCTCATCGGCGCGCCGCGCCAGCCGGTCGCGCTGCCCGGTGTGCGCGAACGCTGGAAGTTCATCGACGCCACGCTGAAAAAAGCGCCCTTCATCAAGATCGTGCCGATGATCTCCAGCGTCGGCTGTCCCTACACCTGCAGCTTCTGCATAGACGCCGCCGTCCCCTTCCAGCAACTGGGCTTCGATGTGATGAAGGAGGACCTGCGCTTCCTCCTGACCAAGTTCAAGCGGCCGCGGGTCGGCTGGCATGATCCCAATTTCGGCGTGCGTTTCGATGAATGCATGGACGCCATCGAGGAAGTGGTCCCCGAGGGGAGAATCGACTTCATCGCCGAAAGCAGTCTCTCGCTTCTCAGCGAGTCGCATGTCAAACGGCTCAAGCGAAACGGATTCCGCGCCGTGTTGCCCGGCATCGAGTCCTGGTATGAACTGGGCGGCAAATCCAAAACCGGCGCCAACAAGGGGATGGAAAAAGTCGAACGGGTCGCCGACCAGGTGAACATGATCATGCGACACATCCCCTATGTGCAGACCAATTTCGTCTTCGGCCTCGACTCCGATGAGGGCGCCGATCCCTTCGAGCTGACCAAGCGCTTCCTCGACCGGGCCCCGGGCGCCTTCCCCGCCTTCTCGCTTCTGACCGCCTTCGGCAAGGCCGCCCATCTCAACCTCGAATACCAGCGCGCCGGACGCGTCCTCCCGTTTCCGTTCCATTTCCTCAACAACAACCACGCGATGAACGTGCGCGTGAAGAACTACGGCTGGTCGGCCTTCTATGACCACATCATCGACCTGACCGCCTACGCCTGCTCGCGGCCGATGATGGCGCGTCGTCTCTGGGCCAACGGCGCCTCGATCCCCGGCGCGATGAACCTGGTGCGCGCGCTCTCCACCGAGTTGTCGGGACGGGTCAAGTACTACAGCAAGGTCCGCGCCCAGCTCGACTTTGACCACGGTTTCCGCGCCTACTTCGAGCAGGAATCCACCGACCTGCCCGGCTTCTACTGGCGCCACATGCAGCGCGACCTCGGCCACTTCTGGGACTGGCTCCCGCGGGAAGCGGTCCACCATGACCCCTACGCCTACCTCAACGGCGAACACCACCGCACGCCGGCCCACACCGCCGCCATCGCCGACAAAGAAGCCGCCCTCGCCGCCTCCGGCCTGCCACAAGCGAAGTGA
- a CDS encoding restriction endonuclease subunit S, giving the protein MACEWPAYWTRASLGEVADVNWGDTSVTKASYVETGFRAYSASGPDGLLSYADFERVGVVLSAIGAECGRTWLAKGKWSCIKNTLRFWATHADVDTEFLYWLTRDPAVWPKRGSAQPFISQGDARTLEVAYPPLIEQRAIAHILGTLDDKIELNRRMSETLEAMARALFKSWFVDFDPVRAKTEGRDPGLPRHIADLFPGSFVDSELGEIPKGWEVRSIGELAEIVGGSTPKTERAEYWEDGTHHWVTPKDLSGLPLPVLLDTERKITDAGLTQISSGLLPKGTVLLSSRAPIGYLAIAEVPVAVNQGFIAMKPRPGTSNLFLLRWASVSHDEIVSHANGSTFLEISKSNFRPIRIVAPTAPIMHVFDRLSRPLYLKVVEHEHESRTLAALRDALLPKLISGEIRLKDAERFITEAR; this is encoded by the coding sequence ATGGCGTGTGAGTGGCCAGCATACTGGACCCGGGCATCTCTGGGCGAGGTCGCGGACGTCAACTGGGGAGACACCTCCGTGACGAAAGCTTCCTACGTGGAGACTGGATTTCGTGCTTACAGTGCTTCTGGTCCGGACGGTCTTCTCTCGTATGCCGACTTTGAACGCGTAGGCGTAGTCCTCAGTGCAATCGGGGCCGAATGCGGAAGGACTTGGCTCGCGAAGGGCAAGTGGTCGTGCATCAAGAACACGCTTCGGTTTTGGGCAACCCACGCAGACGTAGACACCGAGTTCCTCTACTGGTTGACGCGGGACCCCGCGGTTTGGCCAAAGCGCGGTTCGGCACAGCCGTTTATATCGCAAGGTGATGCACGTACACTTGAGGTCGCATACCCCCCACTCATCGAACAACGCGCCATCGCCCACATCCTCGGCACGCTGGACGACAAGATCGAGTTGAACCGGCGGATGAGCGAGACGCTGGAGGCGATGGCACGGGCGCTCTTCAAGTCCTGGTTTGTGGACTTCGACCCCGTCCGCGCCAAAACCGAAGGCCGTGACCCCGGCCTCCCCCGCCACATCGCCGACCTTTTCCCCGGTTCCTTCGTGGATTCGGAGCTCGGCGAGATCCCGAAGGGGTGGGAGGTGAGGTCCATCGGTGAACTGGCAGAGATTGTCGGTGGGAGCACACCGAAAACCGAGCGAGCCGAGTACTGGGAGGACGGTACGCATCACTGGGTTACACCGAAGGATCTATCAGGGCTTCCGTTGCCTGTTCTGCTCGACACCGAGCGCAAGATCACAGACGCCGGACTAACGCAAATCAGTTCCGGATTGCTGCCAAAAGGAACCGTTCTCCTTTCCTCGCGCGCGCCCATCGGCTACCTGGCAATCGCCGAAGTACCAGTTGCAGTCAATCAGGGCTTCATCGCTATGAAGCCGCGTCCCGGCACTTCGAACCTCTTCCTGCTGCGATGGGCAAGCGTTTCCCACGATGAGATTGTGAGTCATGCCAACGGCTCGACGTTCTTGGAGATCAGCAAGTCCAACTTCCGGCCGATTCGAATCGTCGCGCCGACTGCCCCCATCATGCACGTCTTCGATCGCCTGTCACGACCTCTGTATCTGAAGGTCGTCGAGCATGAGCATGAATCCCGCACACTAGCGGCCCTGCGCGACGCGCTGCTGCCGAAGTTGATCTCGGGGGAGATTCGGCTGAAGGATGCGGAGCGGTTCATTACGGAGGCGAGATGA
- a CDS encoding RNA-binding domain-containing protein: MIDAKLLGTWVADGESETLEFKATTGERREAARALCAMLNHRGGRVLFGVSSDRRVLGQQVSDSTFEDLAQEARLIDPPVFPTIDRVPVGDGREVIVASVTQGQARPYSYKGVAYRRVGNTSLQMSRDEYNRMLFERLHGEQRWENQPATGWNPSDLDTDELWRTLDEAIRRGRAEDPGSRDIEQSLRGFGLMRDGVLSRASVVLFGRPEHLEAEFPQCLLRVARFRGTDRTEFIDNRQFHGNIFSLLRHAERFLRLNLPIAGRVLPGLFEREDDPLYPPLALREALANAFCHRDYSIGGGSVAVAVYDDRLEVTSSGTLHFGLTAQALFQPHESLPWNPLIAGVLFRRGIIESWGRGTLKMVEVTQEAGLPVPEIEDSAGCVTVRFRPSRYLPPRRVGREVTSRQQMILILLDRSGGGLALRDILVQLGSEASERQVREDLATLRTLGLAIPSGHGRGAKWNRL; this comes from the coding sequence ATGATCGATGCGAAACTTCTGGGAACTTGGGTAGCAGATGGTGAATCCGAAACGCTCGAATTCAAAGCTACCACCGGTGAACGTCGTGAAGCAGCGAGAGCTCTGTGCGCGATGTTGAATCACCGAGGCGGTCGCGTACTATTCGGGGTGTCTTCGGATCGCCGAGTGCTTGGTCAACAAGTCAGTGACAGCACGTTTGAGGACTTGGCGCAGGAAGCTAGATTGATTGATCCCCCGGTGTTTCCCACGATTGATCGTGTTCCCGTAGGTGATGGCAGGGAAGTCATCGTTGCCTCGGTTACGCAAGGCCAGGCCCGCCCATACTCCTATAAGGGTGTGGCCTACCGTCGTGTTGGAAACACAAGTCTCCAGATGTCGCGCGACGAATACAATAGAATGCTGTTCGAACGGCTCCACGGGGAACAGCGATGGGAGAATCAGCCAGCAACCGGGTGGAACCCATCTGACCTTGACACCGACGAGCTTTGGCGGACTCTTGATGAGGCAATTCGTCGAGGGCGTGCGGAAGATCCTGGTTCGCGCGACATTGAACAGTCGTTACGTGGCTTTGGATTGATGCGCGACGGTGTTCTGTCCCGCGCCAGCGTGGTTCTATTTGGACGCCCGGAACATCTCGAGGCGGAGTTCCCGCAATGCCTGCTGCGCGTGGCTCGTTTTCGCGGAACTGATCGAACAGAATTTATCGACAATCGGCAGTTCCACGGTAACATCTTCTCGCTCCTCCGCCACGCCGAGAGGTTTCTGCGTCTGAACCTCCCTATCGCAGGCCGTGTTCTTCCTGGCCTGTTCGAGCGTGAAGATGATCCACTCTATCCTCCGCTTGCACTCCGAGAAGCACTCGCGAATGCGTTTTGCCACCGTGACTACTCAATCGGCGGCGGGTCCGTGGCCGTCGCGGTTTACGACGACCGACTAGAAGTTACTTCGTCCGGGACCCTGCACTTTGGCTTGACGGCTCAGGCGTTGTTCCAACCACACGAATCGCTTCCTTGGAACCCGCTTATCGCAGGCGTACTCTTCCGGCGCGGCATCATCGAATCATGGGGGCGCGGGACGCTTAAGATGGTGGAAGTGACTCAGGAGGCGGGGTTGCCCGTGCCTGAAATCGAGGATTCGGCTGGTTGTGTAACCGTGCGGTTCCGCCCCAGCCGCTACCTCCCTCCAAGGCGCGTGGGGCGTGAAGTCACATCACGTCAGCAGATGATTTTGATACTGCTGGATCGTTCCGGTGGCGGATTAGCACTGCGAGACATCTTGGTTCAGTTGGGCTCAGAGGCCAGTGAGAGACAAGTGAGAGAG
- a CDS encoding class I SAM-dependent DNA methyltransferase: MPPRARSTRTTRNNHTANLGFEAKLWQMADALRGNMDAAEYKHVVLGLIFLKYISDAFEAKHAELTAQRSKGADPEDRDEYRADNIFWVPKEARWSNLKANAPQPSIGRIVDDAMTAIERDNPSLKGVLPKDYARPGLDKERLGQLINLVSDIGLGAPEDRAKDVLGRVYEYFLAQFASAEGKKGGQFYTPSRVVRVLVEMLAPYKGRVYDPCCGSGGMFVSSEKFIEAHSGKIGDISIYGQESNYTTWRLAKMNLAIRGIDAQIAHGDTFHNDLHPDLKADYVLANPPFNDSDWRGDLLKTDKRWKYGVPPAGNANFAWVQHFIHHLAPTGLAGFVLANGSMSSNQSGEGEIRRNIIEADLVDCMVALPGQLFYSTQIPVCLWFLARDKKNGRFRDRRGSVLFIDARKMGTLIDRVHRELTDADIAKIAGTYHAWRGDSISSPPPLAGEGEGGGYADVPGFCKSVTLDDIRKHGHVLPPGRYVGAEAVEDDGEPFEGKMKRLTATLREQQAEAAKLDAAIAANLKELGYGG; this comes from the coding sequence ATGCCCCCTCGCGCCCGTTCGACCCGTACCACCCGCAACAATCACACCGCCAACCTCGGATTCGAAGCCAAACTCTGGCAGATGGCCGATGCCCTCCGCGGCAACATGGACGCCGCCGAGTACAAGCATGTCGTCCTCGGGCTGATCTTCCTCAAGTACATCTCCGACGCCTTCGAGGCCAAACATGCCGAATTGACGGCCCAGAGAAGTAAGGGCGCCGACCCCGAAGATCGCGATGAGTACCGGGCCGACAACATCTTCTGGGTGCCCAAAGAGGCGCGCTGGTCGAATCTGAAGGCCAATGCTCCACAACCGTCGATTGGCCGGATCGTCGACGACGCGATGACCGCCATCGAGCGCGACAATCCCTCGCTCAAGGGTGTTCTGCCCAAGGATTATGCCCGTCCCGGCCTCGACAAAGAGCGGCTGGGCCAACTCATCAACCTGGTCAGCGACATCGGCCTCGGAGCCCCGGAGGACCGGGCGAAAGATGTGCTCGGTCGGGTCTACGAGTACTTCCTCGCGCAGTTTGCCTCCGCCGAGGGGAAGAAGGGCGGACAATTCTATACACCCTCCCGTGTGGTGCGCGTGCTGGTCGAAATGCTCGCGCCCTACAAGGGACGCGTGTATGACCCTTGCTGCGGCTCCGGCGGGATGTTCGTGTCCAGCGAGAAGTTCATCGAAGCCCACTCGGGCAAGATCGGCGACATCTCAATCTACGGTCAGGAGTCAAACTACACGACCTGGCGTCTGGCCAAGATGAATCTGGCGATCCGCGGCATCGACGCCCAGATCGCCCACGGCGACACCTTTCACAACGACCTGCACCCCGACCTCAAAGCCGACTATGTCCTGGCCAATCCGCCGTTCAACGACAGCGACTGGCGCGGCGACCTCCTGAAGACCGACAAGCGCTGGAAGTACGGCGTCCCGCCGGCGGGCAACGCCAACTTCGCCTGGGTGCAGCATTTTATCCATCATTTGGCGCCGACCGGGCTGGCGGGATTTGTGCTGGCCAATGGCTCGATGTCATCCAACCAGTCCGGCGAGGGCGAAATCCGCAGAAATATCATTGAGGCCGATCTGGTCGACTGCATGGTTGCCCTCCCCGGCCAGTTGTTCTATTCAACCCAGATTCCCGTCTGCCTCTGGTTTCTCGCGCGCGACAAAAAGAACGGCCGCTTCCGCGACCGTCGCGGCTCGGTGTTGTTCATCGATGCGCGCAAAATGGGCACATTAATCGATCGCGTCCATCGTGAATTGACCGACGCCGATATCGCCAAGATCGCCGGGACCTACCACGCCTGGCGCGGTGACTCCATTTCATCCCCTCCCCCGCTTGCGGGGGAGGGTGAGGGTGGGGGCTACGCGGACGTCCCCGGCTTCTGCAAATCTGTAACTCTGGACGACATCCGCAAACACGGCCACGTCCTCCCCCCCGGACGCTACGTCGGCGCGGAAGCGGTCGAGGACGACGGCGAGCCGTTCGAGGGGAAGATGAAGCGGCTCACCGCAACACTGCGCGAGCAGCAGGCCGAGGCCGCGAAGCTCGATGCCGCGATCGCCGCCAACCTGAAGGAGCTTGGGTATGGCGGATGA